From the genome of bacterium, one region includes:
- a CDS encoding ABC transporter ATP-binding protein, translating to MINIQNLNKHFGAVQAVKDLSLSIPAGELFCFLGPNGAGKTTTIKMLTGLIRPDSGTIKIGEFNIQTQSVEAKRIMGYIPDMPFLYEKLTPVEFLKFVAGLYNITRPDLNDHIEAALQQFGLQEARNALIGELSHGMRQRLLYMGTFIHNPKVILIDEPLIGLDPHSIRMIKDLLRAKVRDGMTILLTTHILALAQDIADRIGIISGGKLIALGTFSELQIQSGNNGTLEEIFLKLTSI from the coding sequence ATGATCAATATTCAGAATCTTAATAAACATTTCGGGGCGGTTCAGGCGGTCAAGGATTTGTCACTCAGCATCCCTGCCGGCGAACTATTTTGCTTCCTCGGGCCTAATGGTGCCGGCAAAACCACCACCATCAAGATGCTTACCGGTTTGATACGCCCGGATTCCGGCACTATTAAAATCGGAGAATTCAATATTCAGACCCAGTCCGTTGAGGCTAAGCGCATCATGGGTTACATCCCCGACATGCCCTTCCTCTATGAGAAACTCACGCCTGTCGAGTTTCTCAAATTTGTGGCCGGACTGTACAATATCACTCGCCCCGATTTAAATGATCATATCGAGGCGGCCCTCCAACAATTCGGGCTACAGGAGGCTAGGAATGCCCTGATTGGAGAGTTGTCGCACGGCATGCGCCAACGCCTGCTTTATATGGGCACTTTTATCCATAACCCGAAGGTTATCCTGATTGATGAACCCCTGATCGGGCTTGATCCCCATTCCATTCGCATGATCAAGGATCTCCTGCGCGCCAAGGTACGCGATGGTATGACCATTCTCCTGACTACCCATATTCTCGCCCTGGCCCAGGATATCGCCGACCGGATCGGCATTATCTCCGGTGGCAAACTCATCGCCCTTGGCACTTTCAGTGAACTGCAAATCCAATCCGGCAACAATGGCACACTGGAAGAGATCTTCCTGAAACTTACCAGCATATGA
- a CDS encoding manganese efflux pump MntP family protein, giving the protein MSFIEILLLSIGLAMDAFAVSVTSGIAIKNLRLKHALMIALTFGGFQAVMPVIGWLAGLGLQQLLCNVDHWIAFVLLSIIGGKMIYEAFQLDDAEKADNPLKAGVLLVLGIATSIDALAVGVTFAMIKVAIITPIILIGSVTFLLCLAGVYIGDACGHFFEKKIEIFGGLVLIGIGLKILIQHLMM; this is encoded by the coding sequence ATGAGTTTTATAGAAATCCTTCTATTGTCTATCGGGTTGGCTATGGATGCGTTTGCTGTTTCAGTTACCAGTGGGATTGCCATTAAGAACCTGCGGCTCAAGCATGCGCTTATGATTGCCCTGACCTTTGGCGGGTTTCAAGCCGTCATGCCGGTTATTGGCTGGTTAGCGGGGCTTGGCCTCCAGCAACTGCTGTGCAATGTGGATCACTGGATTGCTTTCGTGCTGTTGAGCATCATTGGTGGAAAAATGATCTATGAGGCGTTTCAATTGGATGATGCCGAGAAGGCCGACAATCCCCTCAAAGCGGGTGTGCTTCTGGTGTTGGGAATTGCCACCAGTATTGACGCCCTGGCCGTCGGGGTCACCTTTGCCATGATCAAGGTGGCGATTATCACCCCGATCATTCTCATTGGGTCCGTGACGTTCCTCCTCTGTCTGGCGGGCGTCTACATTGGAGATGCCTGCGGTCATTTCTTCGAAAAGAAAATCGAGATTTTTGGTGGGCTGGTTTTAATCGGAATCGGCCTCAAGATCCTCATTCAGCATCTGATGATGTAA
- a CDS encoding HAD-IA family hydrolase yields MRSCVWGSGVEPGKLIIFDLDGTLVDSCQDLATAVNLMRRHFGLPALAPESIRGYVGNGVRMLVTRALQGTRIDVDEALKVQMPLYRAHAVDQTGLYPGVFEGLKCLRERGHILAVATNKPAESCDLILRHLGIYDWFITVLAADRFPVLKPAPDMITNCMATAGVTPRNTWVVGDNYTDLESARRAGANSIFVTYGYGAPGNEVPTYQCDSFDAVLELI; encoded by the coding sequence TTGAGAAGCTGCGTCTGGGGTAGTGGTGTGGAACCTGGAAAATTAATCATTTTTGACCTTGATGGAACCCTGGTGGACTCCTGTCAGGATCTGGCTACGGCCGTTAACCTGATGCGAAGGCATTTTGGCCTTCCGGCATTGGCCCCGGAGTCCATCCGCGGTTATGTTGGTAATGGGGTGAGGATGCTGGTGACCCGTGCCTTGCAGGGAACCCGCATTGATGTGGATGAAGCCTTGAAAGTCCAGATGCCGCTCTACCGGGCGCATGCTGTGGATCAAACGGGGTTGTATCCCGGGGTCTTTGAGGGCCTTAAGTGTCTGCGGGAGCGGGGCCACATCCTTGCAGTGGCTACGAATAAGCCAGCCGAATCCTGTGATCTTATCCTGAGGCATCTGGGAATCTATGATTGGTTCATAACCGTCCTGGCGGCAGATCGTTTCCCGGTGTTAAAGCCTGCCCCTGATATGATCACTAATTGCATGGCTACTGCCGGAGTAACTCCCCGGAATACCTGGGTGGTGGGGGATAACTATACCGACTTGGAGTCAGCCCGGCGGGCCGGGGCAAATAGCATTTTTGTTACCTATGGATACGGAGCACCTGGCAACGAAGTTCCCACTTACCAGTGTGATTCATTTGATGCCGTACTGGAGTTGATATGA